A window of Mucilaginibacter robiniae genomic DNA:
AAACGCCTCCAACCAGACTATACGGTTTCACAGCAAGTATTGGATTCTAATTTAAACAGTAATCATGAAAAAAATATATACATTATCGCTTCTTGCACTAAGCCTTGGATTTGGGGCCTGCAAAAAAGGGTATTTTGATATTAATACTAACCCTAATAACGCTACCAGTGCGACTCCGGGTTTGATTTTAACGAACGCATTAAATACTACAGCCAGAAATACAACGGGTTCATACGAGTTTTATCGTTTTGCTGCACCATGGATTGGCTATTGGAACTTTAGTGGAGGAGTTTCGGGCTTTTTAGAGGAACGTAGTTATAATATTACTTCTAATTATGCAGGAGCAACTAATACTTGGGCCAATTTATATGATAATCTGGAAGATTACCAATATCTGGAACAACAAGGAAAGGCACTTAACAAACCTTACTTTGTAGCTTTTGCCAAAACCATGAAAGCTTTTGATTTCCAATATTTGGTAGATTTTTATGGTGATATACCTTATACTCAGGCGTTGCAATCAACAGCTGTTATTCGCCCTAAGTATGATAAAGATTTGGCTGTTTATGAAGAATTAGCTAAACAATTGGATACCGCAGCTGCATTGTGTAAAGCTAATTTGGGCAAAGTGGCCAGCGGAGATGTCAGCTTTGATATTGTATATGCCGGTGATTTAGCAAAATGGGGAAAGCTAGCTAATACTATTAAGCTTCGTTTATTACTGCGCCAAAGTGAAATTGCAGGCAGAACAGATTATATTAAATCAGAAATTGCTAAAATCAACGCTAATGGTTTAGGCTATATTAATGCTAATGAAACAGCAAATGTGCAGCCTGGTTATTTGAATAGTGATGGTAAATTGAATCCATTTTATGCATCATTTGGCTATACTGCAGCTTCAACCAAGACATTACAAGGCGGGCATCAGTACTATTTAGCTGCTGAGTACTCATTGAATTTTTATCAAAACAATGGTGACCCACGTTTGGGTAGATTTTACACCACTATAAATGAAGGTGCTGGCACCACGTATGTGGGGCACCCATTTGGGCCAACAGCTACTGATGCAGAAAAACCGCAGTTCATATCCGCTATAGGTCCAGGTTTGGTTAGTTGGCCTAGTGATGCAAGTAAGCCACAACCATTAATTACAGATTTTGAAAGTTTGTTTTTACAAGCCGAAGCTGCGCAGCGTGGTTTAATTAGTGGAAGTGCAGAAGCACTGTACAAATCAGCCGTAACACAATCATTTATCGCGTTGGATTTAACAGCGGCAGATGCCACTACCTACTTGAGCACACAAGCAGTAGCTGATTGGAGTGATGCTTCAAATGCCGGAACTGGCACAAGTGCTGAAGGAACTAGCTATGATAAAAAGATAATTCTGATTATCAAACAAAAATGGGCTTCATTAAACGGGTTTAATGACATTGAATCTTGGTGCGATTACAGAAGATTAGGTTTACCCGCAGATATTCCTATCTCTAATAATCCAACAGCTACCACCCGCAAAATTCCGGTGAGAATGCCTTATCCGCAAAGTGAATATAATTACAATCCACAAAACGTTGCTGCCGAAGGTGCTATTAGCCAATTTACTTCAAGAGTATTTTGGGATGTTAAATAATTGGTAAACAATAAAAAGTCATGACAATAAAAAATATATTAAAAGGCTTTGTGCCGGCCGCGTTGCTGATGTCTTTGTTTTCGTGCAAAGACAGGTATCCGCAACCGGACTTTACGCAGGTTACACCTGTAGTTGAACTACCTGTAGCTAGTTTGGCTGGTAATGGCGGCGGAAACTCTATGAGTACAAGCTTCTCTATTCAAAGCACACCGTCTGATTACTACATTTATGTAAATTATGCTGCGCCTGATGCCAATTCTACTGATTTAGCTGTTAAGCTGGCAGTAGATACTGCTACATTAGGTAAGTTTAACAGAACCAATGGAACAACTTATCCGTTGTTACCAGCTAATGATTATTCATTAGCTAATACTATTGTAATACCAGCAGGTCAGCGCAAAGTAGAGTATCACATTAAGTTTACTACTACTTTAATTGATCCTTCAGCTACTTATGCGTTACCATTGAAAATTACTGATGCATCTGGTGTTACTGTAAGCGGCAATTTTGGAACGTTGGTTTTATTAATTGGAGTAAAGAATATCTACGATGGTACTTATTCTTTAAAAGGTAAAATTACCCGTAACTCAGCTTCTGGCCCTGATTTAACATTAGGAGGTACTTTTAAGTCAGGTTTGAGTACATCTTTGAAAACTTTGACAGCTAATTCAAACTCTTTTTCACAGTATTGGAGAGATGGTAGTGGTGTAGCTGGTATTGATGGGTTATATCTAACCGTTGATCCTGCTACTAACAACGTTACTGTTAAAGCTACAGGTAATGCTACATTAAAGAATACAACTGGTTATAATAACCATTATGATCCGGCAACTAAAACCTTCTATTTAGGTTTTGATTGGGGGACTGCTCCATCAACCAGAATTGCTGTTGATACACTGGTTTATACTGGCCCGTAAATATAAATAGAATAACCAAACAGATTTTATCTGTACAGATAAAATCTGTTTGGTTTGGTTAGTGCTTATATTTTACATAGAGCACAAGGTAGTAGCCATTTTGCTAAGTATCCATAAAAGAGTGATGGCCAATGATATCAGTTAAGTAAGTAGTTAATAACGTTCTTTTTATTTGGTCACACTCTTTTTTATGGATGCTTTTGTTTTTACAGCGTGTTAGTAACGCTGTAATTAAACCAACTCTCCTTTAATTCTGCCATACTCACATCTGCAGAATATTCTCTTCTGGCTTTAGAAAACATTTATTGTAGATAAACTAAGTAGCCAATTCCTTTTACCCCATATAAGTGAATTGCTGCATTTAAATGGTTTGTCAAAAACTTTATTACCTTTATTGCTATTGAACCAAGCCGATTTTAGGGCTGTGTTTAACCAATATTAGAAACTTTAACGAATAACAGATTTGAGTAGCGATATAGTTAATTATTGCTGAATAATTATATTGCCAGCACTATTAGCCTCTATCAAATACCCATGTTTTTGATATACCATTCATACAAACATTATTCATTTTAATAGTTACAATTTACATGACACAAAAAGCAGCCTTTACCGAAAAGAGGTTTTTGGTTACCCTTGTATTTGTTACTTCTTTATTCATGTTCTGGGGCATTGCCATTTCATTGGCTGATGTACTGAACCGGCATTTCCAACAAGTGCTACATGTTTCAAAGGCACAATCTGGCTTGGTGCAGTTTTCTATATATGGAGCTTACTTTATTATGGGCATACCTGCGGGCTTGTTCATGAAGCGCTTTGGCTACAAAAATGGTGTGCTGTTAGGGTTGTGCTTATTTGCTTTAGGCGCATTTTTGTTTGTGCCAGCAGCTAATGCACAATCGTTTGGTTTTTTCCGGTTGGCATTATTTATTGTAGGTTGTGGCCTTTCTACACTGGAGACGGTAGCCCATCCGTTTGTGGCCTCTTTAGGGCACCAGGAAACCAGCGATCAGCGGGTTAATTTTGCTCAGGCATTTAATGCATTAGGTACCATGATTGGGCCGCTTATTGGTTCATTTTTCGTGTTTGGTAGCGGCTCAGAAAATGTAAGCGATGGTTTATCATCTGTTAAGATTTTATATATGGTGCTGGGCACTATTGTAGCTTTAGTTGCACTGTCTTTTGCCTTTGTTAAAGTTCCAGCTTTAATTGAACCACATGCGCCTATTACACAAGGCTTTGATGTTGAGGAGGTGCCTGTTCCTTCTAAAAAGCTATTTCAGCACCGGCATTTTGTTTGGGCCGCTATAGCGCAACTATTTAACGTAGCCGCTCAATCCGGAACCTGGGCATTCTTTATCAATTATTGCCATGAAAAGATGGGGATGACTGATAAGACGGCAGGTATGTATTTAGGTATTGTTTTTATGGGCTTAATGTTGATAGGCCGCTTTGCTGGCACAGCTTTAATGCGGTTTATTGCCCCTAATAAGTTATTGGCTGCATTTGCTTTAGGTAACATTATAATGTGTTTGGTGGTGGCACAAAGCTGGGGAGTAATATCTTTTGTTGCTTTGCTCATGATTAATTTCTTTTTCAGTATCATGTTTCCTACTATTTATAGTTTGGGTATAAAAAGCATGGGCAGTCAAACTCAGCAAGCTTCGTCATTTATATCGATGGGGGTGGTAGGCGGTGCCTTTTTTCCTCTTCTGATGGGGCAAATTGCCGATCATGATGTAGCTACCGCTTACTATATGCCGATTGTTTGCTACGTTGTCATCTTCCTTTTTGGAATCAAATTTTACAAAGTAAACCATTAACTTAGTTTGGTTTGTAAGCTCTCTATCAAGGGCGTTTATAAACCATATTTATTTCGTTCTCCTAAGAGCATGGCACATTTCAGGCAGTTCGCATTTAAAAAGTTTGGTTATTTTGATTTCGCTGGAGATTTGCCAGAGCAATTATCAGAGCATGCCTTTAATAGTTTTATTAAAGTAGTGTTTGTTAAAGCCGGTGGTTATGCTGTAATTGATTTCAATGAGTATCAATTACAGCAGGATGCGCTGTTCTTCATTAATGCCGATCAGTATTTTAAATTTAGCGATACCTGCATCGGTACACTGCTTTATTATAACCGGGATTTTTATTGTGTAGAAATTCATGATAAAGAAGTAGCCTGCGATGGGATCCTGTTTCACAATGTTTATGAAATACCTGTAGTGTACATGGATGCTGATATTTCAGCAGCTATGCAGCAAATTATACAAGATGTAAAAGCAGAGCTGGAGCAGGAAGAAAGCAGCATGGAAGAGATGCTCCGGATATTGCTTAAAAAAATCATTATCAAATCTACCCGCATCTGGAAACGTGAACATCAAGTTGAAAGTGAAGAAGCAGGGCAGGAGGTAGAGTTTTCCAGAAAGTTCAGCCAATTGGTGGAATGGAATTTTACGCAACATCATACCGTTGCTGAATACGCCGAATTGCTGCATATCACTCCTAAAGCTTTAAATAAGCGTATTAGTCGGTACAGTAACACCACACCCAACGATATTATCAAAAACCGCATTGTACTGGAAGCAAAAAGGTTGTTGGTACATACTCATTTAAGTATTAAAGAAATAGCGTATAAATTAAGCTATGATGATACTTCCTACTTTACCCGTCTTTTTACCAAGCAGGTGAATACCTCGCCACAAGCCTTTCGGCTACAATATCAGCAAGCGTAATAGTATAAAAAGGGAAAAAAGTCCTATAGCTGTCGTCATCTGTGCATGGTGCAGCTTTGTTAGGCAAGCTATCTTTGTAATACAAAACAAAGGGCAAAGCAGTTAGCTCAGCCTGATGTGAATAACAAATAGTAACAAACTTTTTTCTTTAAAATTATATGAAACGTAATGCAACTGCCGTATGGAACGGTAACATTAAAGAAGGTAACGGTAATATCACTACACAAAGCACTACACTGAACAAAACGCAGTATTCATTCAATAGTCGTTTTGCTGAAGGGGTAGGAACCAACCCGGAAGAACTGATGGCTGCTGCTCATGCCGGATGTTTTACCATGAAGTTGAGCCTGGATTTAACTACCGCCGGTTTTACGCCTGACATGCTGGAAACAACAGCTACGATCACTTTAGATAATGGCGTTATAACCAATTCTGATTTGGTATTGAAAGCTAAGGTGCCTGGCATCAGCGAAGAGCAGTTTCAACAGATTGCAGCAGGTGCTAAGGCCGAATGTCCGGTAAGTAAGGCTTATAATCTTGAAATTAGTTTGCAAGCAACATTGCAGGCATAAGTGTAATAAATAGGGTAAAAACAAATCAAGGTTGCCAAAAGCAACCTTGATTTGTTTTATAAAGAAGTTAACATTCATGTTTATGCAGAACGATAGTAGCAGTTTTTCTTTGTTAGGTATAATATCAATCTATAATTGGTACCGCGCTTTTAATCGGGTGTAATGTATTACAATAACGTATTTGACTATTAAGTATTCAGGTACTTGCGTTTGTACTCGGCTGGGGTGACACCTTTTATTTTTTTAAAGTGACGATAAAAGTTAGAGACGTTATTAAAGCCACAGTTGAAACAGATAACTTCAGTAGTTAGCTTATTTTCAACCAGAAGGCGACAGGCATGACTGATTCTGATTTCAATTAAAAAATCATAATAAGTTTTGTTCGTCATCAGCTTGAAATACCGGCAAAACGATGTAATACTCAGGTTACTTATTAACGATATTTCTTTTAATGAAATATCTCTTTTGTAATTAGATAAGGTGTGTGTGTAAATGTTGCTTAATCGCAAATCGTCCATTTCGCTTGGATGCTGAAAGGCATTCAAGTCATTAACAATAGGCTTGTAGTCGGGCGCATCCGCTAAATGTTTCAAGATGGAAAGCATAATGATAATCCTGTCCAGATTGGTAGCTTCCAGAGCGGCGTGCATGAGTTGAGTAACTTTTTCTTTGGTTTCGCCACGGATAATCATGCCACTTTTAGCTTTTTCAAATAGCTTAGGCAGTAAGTACGCTTCCGGGAGCATTAAAATATCACGGCCCAAACAAGTAGGTAAAAACTGAATTACAATGGCCTCAATATTCAGATTACTGTTTTGCTGATAATACTCTTCACGGCAGCGCCATGCATGTGGCAAATTTTGTCCGAGCAGTACCAATTCACCAGATGAAAAGTTACTGATATTGTCTCCTATAAAACGCACACCTTCCCCTTTAATCGTGTAATGAAGTTCCAACTCCGGATGATAGTGCCAAACATTTCCAAAGTTAGGCTTAACGTCATGCCATATATTAAATGAGTTCTCGGTTTGTCCAGGTAGCTTACGGTACAGCGGCTTCATGTTAACATAAAAAGTTTTCCTTCAAAAATTAAGAAGGGAAATTAAGTTTAAATGGTTTTGTCTATTTACAAATCTAAATTATTATTCATGATAAGATGCTATTATTTGTTGAGAAAATCATACAAAAAACGGCTAGCGTCCTTTAATATGTTTGTAATTATTAAACCTGCAACAAATCTTATTTTTTATAAACGATAATATAATAGACGGTACCTTTACTATTAGGGTAGCTGATTGTAAAGATGCTGCCATACTCAATAAGGGGCGCTCTATCTAAAACGTTTCAGATGCATTTTCAATGGCTGTTATACAAAATTTAACTATAAATTTTCCTGGAAAGCTTGTTTTTGGTAATGGATGCCTACAGCAACTGGCTGACGAAATTACTCGCTATCATTGCCGGCAAGTATTTATAGTAACGATTACACCTTTGCTTTCACAACTGCAAGAGTTGATAGATCAACTAGAGCAAAACCACATTTCCGTTATCATTAATACCGCTATAGTACAAGAGCCTACATTTGCAGATTTTAGCATACTGATGCAAAGTTTAGGTACAAACCAGCCAGATATGGTTTTAGGTATTGGTGGAGGCAGTGTGCTGGATGTAGCTAAACTGGCAGCTGCTCAAATTAACAACAGCCAAACTCTTACAGAAATGATAGGTAACGGTATGTTAAAGCAAAGAAATACCCGGCTTATCTGTGTACCAACCACTTCGGGTACTGGCAGCGAAGTATCACCTAATGCTATTTTGGTGGATGATGCTGATAACCAGAAAAAAGCTGTAATCAGCCCTTATCTGGTTCCGGATGTGGTTTATGTAGATCCGTTACTTACGGTTGGTGTACCGCCATCAATTACGGCAGCTACGGGCCTGGATGCCCTAACACACTGCCTGGAAGCTTACACAAACAAATTTGCAAAACCTTTTATTGATATATATGCCTTTGAAGGTATGCGCTTAATTGCAGCCAACATAAAGCAGGCGGTTCAGAATGGTGCAGATGTTGAAGCTAGAGAACAGGTAGCTATGGGGAGTTTATTAGGTGGTTTTTGTTTGGGCCCGGTTAATACAGCTGCAGTACATGCTTTGGCTTACCCGTTAGGCAGTATGTTTCATTTAGCGCATGGGTTATCAAATGCTTTGTTGCTACCTTACGTAATGGAGTTTAATGCACCAGCTGCTACACAGCGTTATGCAAATGTGGCCGTTGCATTAGGTTGCGAAAGGCAAGGTGATGATCAGGAAATGGCAGCTGCTGGTATAGCAAAAATCAAATCTATAATTGCAGATTGTAATGTGCCAGCCAGGTTAAGAGATGTAGGGATTCCTGAATCAGCTATACCAGAAATGGCTACAGATGCTATGAAAATTACCCGTTTGCTTAACAACAATCCTCGGCCAGTAACTTTTGATGATGCTTTGGCTATTTACCAGGCTGCTTACTGATGATTATTAAAGATTAAAAGAATTAAATTATTTAAAACGCATACTCTAAATGAGAATTCATAAAAGGTTTGGGGGTACAGTAGTACCGGTGGTAACTCCGCTTACTTCCGATTACCGCTTAGACGAAGAAGCTGTTGAGAAGATATTCACCCATTTGGCCAATAATGAGGCTATGCCTTTTATTTTAGGTACAACTGGTGAGGCTGCTTCTCTTTCGGCACAGGTAAAAAGTGATTATTTAAGGAAGGCAGCCAGCTTAAAATCAGCTGGAGCTATGCTGTATGTAGGGATCTCTTCAAATAGTTTTGATGAGTCGGTTCAGATGGCCAAACGTAGTTTTGATTTAGGTGCCAGTGCTGTGGCTGCAACTTTGCCTGCTTATTACAATCTTTCTGAAGATCAAATAAGAAAATATCTTACTCAATTGGCCGATCAGGTTTCAGGGCCGCTTATTATATACAATATACCAGCTACCACGCACATGTCTATACCGCTGCATTTAATTGATGAACTAAGTCATCATGAAAATGTAGTAGCGGTTAAAGATTCGGAACGAAGCCAAAAACGTTTGGATGAGTCATTACAATTATGGGCCCATCGTCCAGATTTTAGCTATTTACTAGGTTGGGCAGCTAAATCTGCTTATGCACTTTTAAATGGCGGTGATGGTTTAATTCCGAGCACCGGCAATGTAACTCCTGAAATATATTGTGAAATGGTGAAGGCCGTTCAAAACGGCGATGCTGATAAAGCCTATCAGTATCAACAATATTCAGATCAGTTGGGAGCCTTATATCAATCTGGCCGATTGCTTGGTGAATCTTTATGGGCTTTAAAAGTATTAATGCAGGAGGTGGGTTTGTGTCAGCCTAATATGATGCCGCCTTTGCATAAATTAGCTGACCAGGAAGCGGCTGAAATAAAGCAGTCTTTTCATGCACTATTACAACAAGAAGGTATTACTTTAAACAAATATAATCATGTCTGAAAAACCTATTATAGGTATTACCATGGGCGATCCGGCAAGTATTGGTCCTGAAATTGCCGTTAAAGCACTGCTTAATGATGAAATATATGCCATTTGCCAACCTTTATTGGTAGGTGATGCAGGTGTTTTCAGGCATATTGTTCAAAAGCTGAATTTACCGGTTACTATCAATACCATTAGTTCCGTACAGGAGGCTCAGTATAAACAAGGTACAATCGATGTTCTGGATTTACATAATGTTGATATAGATAAATTGGAATTCGGTGTAGTATCGCCTATGGCAGGTAATGCAGCGTTTGAATCGGTAACCAAAGTTATTGAGCTGGCTTTGGCTGGTGAGATTGATGCTACCGTAACTGGGCCGTTAAATAAAAAATCGATGAATGAGGCCGGGCATCATTTTGCCGGGCATACCGAAATTTACGCACAATACACCGGAACTAAGAAATATGCCATGTTGCTGGTAGAGGATAACCTTAAAGTTATCCACGTATCTACACACGTTTCTTTACGTCAAGCTTGCGATTTGGTAAAAAAAGATCGTATTGTGGAGGTTATTGAATTGTTGCACAATGGCCTGATTAGCTTAGGCGAAACCAACCTGAAAATTGGTGTTGCCGGCTTAAACCCACATGCTGGCGATTCAGGCTTGTTTGGTACAGAAGACGATCAGGAGATTGCACCTGCTGTAGAACAAGCCCGCCAATTGGGATATGATGTAGAAGGGCCAGTGCCGCCTGATACCTTGTTTTCTAAAGCGGCTACAGGCTATTACGGTGGGGTAGTGGCAATGTACCACGACCAGGGCCACATTCCTTTCAAACTATCCGGCTTTAAATGGAATCCTGAAAAGCAGCAGATGGATAGTGTTAAAGGGGTAAATATTACTATGGGTTTGCCTATCATCAGAACATCGGTTGACCACGGTACTGCTTTTGAAATTGCCGGCAAAGGTATTGCCAGTCCCGATGCTATGGTATTAGCCATTGAATCAGCCGTGCAATTAGCTAAAAACAAAGCTTTGGCGTAACGAATGATAGCTGTTATAGCAGACGATTTAACGGGCGCAGCCGAAATAGGGGGTATAGGTTTACAATATGATTTAAAGGTAGAAATCAGTACTTCGGTAAATTTGAACACTCAAGCTGATTTACTGATTATCAATACCGATGCCCGTTCAAAAAGCGAGACTGAAGCAGTGAGTACAGTAAAAGCTGTATGTCACGAACTCAAAAAGTTGCGACCCTCATTCATTTACAAAAAAATTGATTCTATACTGCGGGGGCACGTTTTAGCGGAAATTACAGCTGAATTAATGGAACTAGCTTTGCCCGCAGCGCTTATTGTTCCGGCTAATCCTGCTCTGAATCGTACTTTGGTAAACCGTACTTATTTTGTTAACCAAATCCCCGTACATCAAACCGCTTTTCAACATGATCCGGAGTTTCCGATAGTTCATGCAGATGTAGTTCGGATGCTAAGGGCTGAAGAAGAACAGATAACGGTACTTAAGCCGCATGAAGCACTATTGGATGCCGGTATTATGGTGGGCGAAGTAGAAAGCAATGCTGATTTGACAGCATGGGCTAAACAGGTAAACTATACCATGTTGCTTGCTGGTGCATCAGGTTTTTTCACTGCGCTACTCAGTTCGCATAAGGAATATAGTAAAAGCACTCAGTCGCCAGTACGTTTTGCGTTTGGAACTATGTTGCACGTAAGCGGAACGACTTACCAAGAGAATGTTGAGCAAATCAAAAACATTCACCAAAAGGGCGGTCCAGTGAGCTATATACCCGTAAATGCTTGGCAAATAGCATCTGCGGAAACATCGCTAATAGATAATTGGTGTGAGCATGTAGCGTTATTACTGGAGCAGAACCATAAAGCCATTATTGCCATCGATCAGGACAATGTTGCTTCTAGTGCATTAAGCGCTACGAGTTTACGCAAGTTGACTGCATTGGTAGTGAAAAAGATATTGCAGCTTACCCAAGTGGATGACTTGTTTATTGAAGGCGGCTCAACTGCGGCAGCTATTTTAGATGATCTGGAAATAACAACATTATATCCGCTTGACGAACTAGGCCCCGGAATAATCAGAAATAAAGCAAACTACCCTCAGGAATTAAATATAACTTTAAAGCCGGGTAGTTATCGCTGGCCTGCTGGCTTGTGGGAGGTTTAACTATTACTTACCAATTGATTAACCTAAGTTATAATGACTAAACCTGTTTTAGGAATACTTGATTACTTTATTATTGTTGCTGTATTATTAACCACCTTGTATTTTGGTTTAAGGTACGCTCGTAATCAGAATACTACACAATCATATTTTGCAGCTAAAGGCAGGGTACCTGCCTGGGCTATTGGTATGTCGTTATTGGCTACATTAATCAGCAGCGTTACTTTTTTAGGCTATCCTGGCGAGGGTTTCTCTTCTAACTGGCTGTTGTTAGTGCAAGGGTTAATGGTACCAGTGGTATTATTAGGTATTATCTGGTTTGTGGTACCACTTTTCAGGAAAGTAATTGGCTTAAGTGCTTATGATTATTTTGAAAAGCGTTTTGGCCTTTTTGCCCGGTATTATAGTTCTATAGCTTTTGTATTCAGGCAATTTTCGGGTATGGGTACGGTATTTTTCCTGTTGGCTGTTGCTTTAAGCAGCATTACAGGAGGTAATACTTTAGCTATTATTATAGTAGTCGGTTTAATCGTAGTTGCGGTTAATTTAATTGGTGGTATTGAAGCTGTAATCTGGCTGGATGTTTTTCAAGGCTTTATGCTGTTTGCCAGTGGCATATTGTGTTTAGGGATCTTGTTGTTCTCCGTAGAGGGTGGCGTTTCTGAAGTTTGGAAAGTGGCCAGTGCCAATGGCCGTACAGGTTTTGGTCCTTATGATCTCAATTTCACAAAGCTTACCTTTATTGTAATGGCTATCAATGGTATGTTTTACGCCGTACAAAAATACGGAACGGATCAAACCGTTGTGCAGCGTTACCTAACCGCAAAAACCGATAAAGATGCCATCCGAGCCTCATTGTTGGGTATATCGCTTACTGTTCCGGTATGGATGCTGTTTATGTTTATTGGTACTTGCTTGTTCGTGTATTACAAACAACATCCTGCACCCGGTTTAGATCAGGCCAATGCTAATTCAGTTTTCCCTTATTTTATTTCAACGCATTTACCTACGGGCGTGGTGGGCTTTGTTTTAGCCGCCATGATTTCGGCAGCCATTTGCAGCTTAAGTGCCGATTTAAATTCCCTAGCTGCCGTTGGTGTTGAAGATTATTATAAAAAGTTTCGCCCTAACCGGTCTGATAAAGAATATTTAAAAAGTGGTAAATGGATGGTCGTAATATCCGGGCTGATTGCTATTGGTATTGGTACCATGTATATAGGGCTGGGCAATGAAGGTATCTTAGGCATTGTATTCACTCTGTATGCTATCTTCTCAGGCGGTATTGTAGGTATATTCTTGTTGGGCTTGTTTTCTGCTCGGGCTAACCGACAAGGTATTAACATCGCCATTATCGTATGTATCTTGTTTACTGCATATGCCTTTTTAACCTCTACTCAAATTGAATTAAGCGGCCATAAAAGCTTATTGCTTGATTTGGGCTCCTATAACTTTACGCAGAACAAATTAATGTTGGGCGTTTATAGCCATATAGTAGTCATTGTGGTAGGTTATATAGCCAGCTTGTTTTTCCCTAAACCAACACTCGATCCTAACCTATTATATAGCGGATGGCGCCTGGCCCGAAAACAAGGACAACAAGAAGTAACTGACACCACATCTTCCGTAGCCTAATATGTAATATCATGCTGTTAGCCTATCT
This region includes:
- a CDS encoding SusD/RagB family nutrient-binding outer membrane lipoprotein, whose product is MKKIYTLSLLALSLGFGACKKGYFDINTNPNNATSATPGLILTNALNTTARNTTGSYEFYRFAAPWIGYWNFSGGVSGFLEERSYNITSNYAGATNTWANLYDNLEDYQYLEQQGKALNKPYFVAFAKTMKAFDFQYLVDFYGDIPYTQALQSTAVIRPKYDKDLAVYEELAKQLDTAAALCKANLGKVASGDVSFDIVYAGDLAKWGKLANTIKLRLLLRQSEIAGRTDYIKSEIAKINANGLGYINANETANVQPGYLNSDGKLNPFYASFGYTAASTKTLQGGHQYYLAAEYSLNFYQNNGDPRLGRFYTTINEGAGTTYVGHPFGPTATDAEKPQFISAIGPGLVSWPSDASKPQPLITDFESLFLQAEAAQRGLISGSAEALYKSAVTQSFIALDLTAADATTYLSTQAVADWSDASNAGTGTSAEGTSYDKKIILIIKQKWASLNGFNDIESWCDYRRLGLPADIPISNNPTATTRKIPVRMPYPQSEYNYNPQNVAAEGAISQFTSRVFWDVK
- a CDS encoding DUF1735 domain-containing protein; this translates as MTIKNILKGFVPAALLMSLFSCKDRYPQPDFTQVTPVVELPVASLAGNGGGNSMSTSFSIQSTPSDYYIYVNYAAPDANSTDLAVKLAVDTATLGKFNRTNGTTYPLLPANDYSLANTIVIPAGQRKVEYHIKFTTTLIDPSATYALPLKITDASGVTVSGNFGTLVLLIGVKNIYDGTYSLKGKITRNSASGPDLTLGGTFKSGLSTSLKTLTANSNSFSQYWRDGSGVAGIDGLYLTVDPATNNVTVKATGNATLKNTTGYNNHYDPATKTFYLGFDWGTAPSTRIAVDTLVYTGP
- the fucP gene encoding L-fucose:H+ symporter permease produces the protein MTQKAAFTEKRFLVTLVFVTSLFMFWGIAISLADVLNRHFQQVLHVSKAQSGLVQFSIYGAYFIMGIPAGLFMKRFGYKNGVLLGLCLFALGAFLFVPAANAQSFGFFRLALFIVGCGLSTLETVAHPFVASLGHQETSDQRVNFAQAFNALGTMIGPLIGSFFVFGSGSENVSDGLSSVKILYMVLGTIVALVALSFAFVKVPALIEPHAPITQGFDVEEVPVPSKKLFQHRHFVWAAIAQLFNVAAQSGTWAFFINYCHEKMGMTDKTAGMYLGIVFMGLMLIGRFAGTALMRFIAPNKLLAAFALGNIIMCLVVAQSWGVISFVALLMINFFFSIMFPTIYSLGIKSMGSQTQQASSFISMGVVGGAFFPLLMGQIADHDVATAYYMPIVCYVVIFLFGIKFYKVNH
- a CDS encoding helix-turn-helix domain-containing protein; the encoded protein is MAHFRQFAFKKFGYFDFAGDLPEQLSEHAFNSFIKVVFVKAGGYAVIDFNEYQLQQDALFFINADQYFKFSDTCIGTLLYYNRDFYCVEIHDKEVACDGILFHNVYEIPVVYMDADISAAMQQIIQDVKAELEQEESSMEEMLRILLKKIIIKSTRIWKREHQVESEEAGQEVEFSRKFSQLVEWNFTQHHTVAEYAELLHITPKALNKRISRYSNTTPNDIIKNRIVLEAKRLLVHTHLSIKEIAYKLSYDDTSYFTRLFTKQVNTSPQAFRLQYQQA
- a CDS encoding OsmC family protein, which translates into the protein MKRNATAVWNGNIKEGNGNITTQSTTLNKTQYSFNSRFAEGVGTNPEELMAAAHAGCFTMKLSLDLTTAGFTPDMLETTATITLDNGVITNSDLVLKAKVPGISEEQFQQIAAGAKAECPVSKAYNLEISLQATLQA
- a CDS encoding AraC family transcriptional regulator, whose amino-acid sequence is MKPLYRKLPGQTENSFNIWHDVKPNFGNVWHYHPELELHYTIKGEGVRFIGDNISNFSSGELVLLGQNLPHAWRCREEYYQQNSNLNIEAIVIQFLPTCLGRDILMLPEAYLLPKLFEKAKSGMIIRGETKEKVTQLMHAALEATNLDRIIIMLSILKHLADAPDYKPIVNDLNAFQHPSEMDDLRLSNIYTHTLSNYKRDISLKEISLISNLSITSFCRYFKLMTNKTYYDFLIEIRISHACRLLVENKLTTEVICFNCGFNNVSNFYRHFKKIKGVTPAEYKRKYLNT
- a CDS encoding iron-containing alcohol dehydrogenase gives rise to the protein MAVIQNLTINFPGKLVFGNGCLQQLADEITRYHCRQVFIVTITPLLSQLQELIDQLEQNHISVIINTAIVQEPTFADFSILMQSLGTNQPDMVLGIGGGSVLDVAKLAAAQINNSQTLTEMIGNGMLKQRNTRLICVPTTSGTGSEVSPNAILVDDADNQKKAVISPYLVPDVVYVDPLLTVGVPPSITAATGLDALTHCLEAYTNKFAKPFIDIYAFEGMRLIAANIKQAVQNGADVEAREQVAMGSLLGGFCLGPVNTAAVHALAYPLGSMFHLAHGLSNALLLPYVMEFNAPAATQRYANVAVALGCERQGDDQEMAAAGIAKIKSIIADCNVPARLRDVGIPESAIPEMATDAMKITRLLNNNPRPVTFDDALAIYQAAY